TGTTTTTTTGGTAAATATTATAATTAACTCCTAAGTCAATATCTCCTAAAGAACTTACAGTTTCTCCAGCGCTAATTACGCTCCCATTGGTTCCAGAAATTTGGTTATTCTGAGAAATACTTGAGTAAAAAGGTAAGAAAGTAATTATATCTAGTTTGCTGGTAATACCATATTCTCCATAGAGATTTAAGTTGAATTGAGTTCTAGTCACATTTGGATCAATGGCTCCAGTGTCCGTGTAGTGTTGATCTGATTGCAAATACCAAGCTCCTAATTTTAAATAACCGTTTCCTTTTCCTTTACTCCATTGAGCATTTACTTTTATAAATACTAATGAAAACAAGACTGCTAAAAATATATTTTTTCTCATGAACTTAACTTATTCTATTTCGGCTTCACCGACTTTCACACTAAAAGGCTTACACCAGTATAGTAAATGTGTAAAATCGTTTATTCCTGTATTTTCTATGATATAGGTATGACTTCCACTAAAAACAGGAACTGCGCCAACTTCTTTAGCGTTATTAATGGTACTTGTGTTGTTTGTTAAGTAGAGATACAAACCAGGTAAACTAGAGGAAGCATTATAGTCATCATTAATCACTAGTTCTAGGTTATTAGTATTTGCTATTTCTTTAATAGTAAATGTTCCTTCTAGGGTATAACTACTTGTGGTAATAATTGTACCAGTTTTTGTTGTTATATCGTTATTATTAACGGGTTCAGCTACAACAGAAATTATGTTGGAGTCAGAAATTGGGCCCGATGGAGCATTTACATTTGCTCTAATTGTTGTTTGACCATTACTCTGAGCTGTAACTAATCCGTTATTATCAATAGTTGCGATTGTGGGATCATCACTAGTCCAGGAAATATTAATGTCAACAGTTTTTCCAACATTATCGGTGTATCTAGTAGTGAATTGATATGTATCATTTATTGTTATTTCATTTATAGGGTTAGTAATTGTAAAAGCTTCATCAACTCTATCATCAATAATATCATCCTGGATACAACTCTGAAGAGCGAATACACAAATTAAAATTTGAAACCAATTTTTCATGAGTTAAAACTTCTTTGATTACGCCTTTGGTCGTTTTAATAACAGAAGATTTACAAGGGATTATAAAAAAATAATTTCGTGGGTAGTAATTTTATATAAAGTATTATTGGATGGATTACTTTATCAATTAAGGTTTTTTAAAATAAAATTAATTAGAATCATTTTTTATTTTAGTTGAAAATTTGTCGGAAAGTTATGTTTGATAACCCAGTGTTATTTTTTGTTTGTGGATTAGGAGTGTTTAATGGATTTCTAGTAGCATTATATTTTCTGTTTTTTAATAGAGAAAGAAGAGTGCAAAACTTCATATTTGGGTTGTTAGTTCTTTTTTTAAGTATGAGAATAGGTAAATCCTTATATGTGATTTTTACGCCTAAAGAAGAACGAAATATTACATTAATACAAATAGGTTTATCTGCATGTTTCTTGATAGGCGTAAGTTTATACTACTACATAAAGTCATCCCTAGAAAATAAAAAAGAGATTCCTGTAAAGTGGAAATTGAACTTTGCGTTCATGACAACAATTATGGTTGTTTTGGGATTGGTTTTTCCATATGAAAACTCAAGAGGTTTATGGAATTCATATATAGTTTATATTATCTATTTTGTTTGGGGAATTTATATTCTAGCTGCAGGATATGTCTTGAGAAATACAATTCAAAAATTAATTGCTAAATCGAAAGAATGTACTACTTCGGAAATTTGGTTGATTTGGGTGTATGCTGCGAATCTGTTAATTTTCATAGCCTATTTAATTGGAATGTTCTATTTGTATTTAGTTGGCACAATTACATTTTCAATTGTTTTTTATGTCTTGTTGATTTTCTTTATGTCTAAAAAGAATAGAGAAGTAATTTTTAAAGAATTGCCCGAGAAATATGCTTCAAAAAAGATAATCGATACAGAGGCAGAACTATTATTGAAAAAACTAAATGAGTTAATCTCTACAAAAGTGTTGTATAAAAATACAAGCATAAAAATTTCTCATGTTGCTAAAGAAATTGGAATAACTCCACATAAATTGTCACAATTATTAAATGATAATCTCGGAAAAAGCTTCACTGCTTTTATGAATGAGTACAGAATTGAAGAAGCTAAAAAATTACTTCAAGAAAGAAAAGAATTAACATTAGAAGCTATTGGGTTTGAGGCTGGTTTTTCTTCAAAATCAAACTTTTATGCGACGTTTAAAAAAGTGGTAGGTCAAACGCCATCACAGTTTCAACAACAGTTTTTATAGTCTTGTTTTATAATTCAGGACACCTGAATTATAATTAATCATCTTCTTTGAAAAGAGTTTCAAGAGTTTTGAGTCAAATTTAAATTCAAAACGATGAAACAAGTTTTAATAGCCTTGATCTTAATTGGATCCCAAGTTGTCAACGGACAATCAGAACTTCAAAATGTAGAAAAAACACTTCAAAATTATATTCATGGAAGTTCATATAATGAGTTGGATCAGTTAAAAAGTGCATTTACCGAGAATGCAACATTATACTTAACTACAAAAAGTGGATTCCAAAGATTTACACCAGAAGAGTATGCAGGATTCTTTAAGAATAAAACTAAGGGAGAATTTAATGGACGAGTAGGG
This genomic window from Tenacibaculum sp. 190524A05c contains:
- a CDS encoding Ig-like domain-containing protein produces the protein MKNWFQILICVFALQSCIQDDIIDDRVDEAFTITNPINEITINDTYQFTTRYTDNVGKTVDINISWTSDDPTIATIDNNGLVTAQSNGQTTIRANVNAPSGPISDSNIISVVAEPVNNNDITTKTGTIITTSSYTLEGTFTIKEIANTNNLELVINDDYNASSSLPGLYLYLTNNTSTINNAKEVGAVPVFSGSHTYIIENTGINDFTHLLYWCKPFSVKVGEAEIE
- a CDS encoding helix-turn-helix domain-containing protein: MRIGKSLYVIFTPKEERNITLIQIGLSACFLIGVSLYYYIKSSLENKKEIPVKWKLNFAFMTTIMVVLGLVFPYENSRGLWNSYIVYIIYFVWGIYILAAGYVLRNTIQKLIAKSKECTTSEIWLIWVYAANLLIFIAYLIGMFYLYLVGTITFSIVFYVLLIFFMSKKNREVIFKELPEKYASKKIIDTEAELLLKKLNELISTKVLYKNTSIKISHVAKEIGITPHKLSQLLNDNLGKSFTAFMNEYRIEEAKKLLQERKELTLEAIGFEAGFSSKSNFYATFKKVVGQTPSQFQQQFL
- a CDS encoding nuclear transport factor 2 family protein — translated: MKQVLIALILIGSQVVNGQSELQNVEKTLQNYIHGSSYNELDQLKSAFTENATLYLTTKSGFQRFTPEEYAGFFKNKTKGEFNGRVGKVLSIDVVCDIASAKVEIAGPDRKWVYIDLFLLKKQGENWSIISKTATRVDESK